Proteins from a genomic interval of Kitasatospora herbaricolor:
- a CDS encoding ABC transporter ATP-binding protein — protein sequence MAEQPLLQDEADQRAVLRRAAPYLRPHRGRLAVALGVGLADSAALVAVAPLIGLAADSLDDGDRGGLGLAVALLVALAAAQLVLARVGELLLIKGGEQVVRTLREQAVENLATAPLRFLETHRGGELLRRATGEVAALAAFVRLHLRNMVASAATLVFTLVMLAGYSWLLLLVQLAVFLPLTLLVTRWFQRDAGAAFGGKAGAEATVAATFSETLTAREALQTSRGLAGWTLRFERENTHAVGAARRAVRVENRIDLVSLIEGAALVVLLLAGGWLVDRDSVSLGTVVVFVVAGRNLFDSFAELSQLVGEVQTARTGLARLLDLLAATRPQGAAAQAPAGLPARGDLRCVDVEYAYRADGRTLHGISLDFPEGSRTGVVGETGSGKTTLSKLLCGLYRPDSGAVTFAGTDLADLPEAELRRRIVLVPQEVRMVSGTIADNLALVQGAPDRARIERTVDQLGLRDWTEDLPGGLDAEVGQRGGNLSAGERQILGLVRAVLADPAVLVLDEATADIDPVTAARLEHALDELRADCTLVVIAHRPATIARMPRVVRLDGGRLLVDEPAGGGLNGGR from the coding sequence GTGGCTGAGCAGCCCCTGCTCCAGGACGAGGCCGACCAGCGGGCGGTACTGCGCCGCGCCGCGCCGTACCTGCGCCCCCACCGCGGCCGCCTGGCCGTGGCCCTCGGTGTCGGCCTGGCCGACTCCGCGGCCTTGGTGGCCGTCGCCCCGCTGATCGGCCTGGCCGCCGACTCGCTGGACGACGGCGACCGCGGCGGGCTGGGCCTGGCCGTTGCCCTGCTGGTGGCGCTCGCGGCGGCGCAGCTGGTGCTGGCCCGGGTCGGCGAACTCCTGCTGATCAAGGGCGGCGAGCAGGTCGTCCGGACCCTGCGTGAGCAGGCCGTGGAGAACCTGGCCACCGCGCCGCTGCGCTTCCTGGAGACCCACCGCGGCGGCGAGCTGCTGCGCCGGGCCACCGGCGAGGTCGCGGCGCTGGCCGCCTTCGTCCGGCTGCACCTGCGCAACATGGTCGCCTCGGCGGCGACCCTGGTCTTCACCCTGGTGATGCTGGCGGGCTACTCCTGGTTGCTGCTGCTGGTGCAACTGGCCGTCTTCCTGCCGCTGACCCTGCTGGTCACCCGCTGGTTCCAGCGGGACGCCGGCGCGGCGTTCGGCGGCAAGGCGGGTGCCGAGGCGACCGTCGCGGCGACCTTCTCCGAGACGCTGACCGCCCGTGAGGCGCTGCAGACCTCGCGCGGCCTCGCCGGCTGGACCCTGCGCTTCGAGCGGGAGAACACCCACGCGGTGGGCGCCGCCCGGCGGGCCGTCCGGGTGGAGAACCGGATCGACCTGGTCAGCCTGATCGAGGGCGCCGCCCTGGTGGTGCTGCTGCTGGCCGGCGGCTGGCTGGTCGACCGCGACAGCGTCAGCCTCGGCACCGTGGTGGTCTTCGTGGTCGCCGGCCGCAACCTCTTCGACTCCTTCGCCGAGCTCTCCCAGCTGGTCGGCGAGGTGCAGACGGCCAGGACCGGCCTCGCCCGGCTGCTGGACCTGCTGGCGGCCACCCGGCCGCAGGGCGCCGCCGCGCAGGCGCCGGCCGGCCTGCCGGCCCGCGGCGACCTGCGCTGCGTCGACGTGGAGTACGCCTACCGCGCCGACGGCCGGACCCTGCACGGCATCTCGCTGGACTTCCCCGAGGGCAGCCGGACCGGCGTCGTGGGGGAGACGGGCTCGGGCAAGACCACGCTGTCCAAGCTGCTCTGCGGCCTCTACCGCCCCGACAGCGGCGCGGTCACCTTCGCCGGTACCGACCTGGCCGACCTCCCGGAGGCCGAGCTGCGCCGCCGGATCGTCCTGGTGCCGCAGGAGGTGCGGATGGTGTCGGGCACGATCGCGGACAACCTGGCGCTGGTCCAGGGCGCCCCCGACCGGGCCCGGATCGAACGGACCGTCGACCAACTGGGCCTGCGCGACTGGACGGAGGACCTGCCCGGCGGCCTGGACGCCGAGGTCGGCCAGCGCGGCGGCAACCTGTCGGCCGGCGAGCGACAGATCCTCGGCCTGGTGCGCGCGGTGCTCGCCGACCCGGCCGTCCTGGTGCTGGACGAGGCCACCGCCGACATCGACCCGGTGACGGCGGCCCGGCTGGAGCACGCGCTGGACGAGTTGCGTGCCGACTGCACCCTGGTGGTGATCGCGCACCGCCCGGCCACCATCGCCCGGATGCCGCGGGTGGTCCGGCTGGACGGCGGGCGGCTGCTCGTTGACGAACCGGCAGGTGGAGGCCTGAACGGGGGACGATGA